In a single window of the Populus alba chromosome 16, ASM523922v2, whole genome shotgun sequence genome:
- the LOC118047196 gene encoding probable acetyltransferase TAP2 isoform X2, with protein sequence MLTLNVVAPPSILPIFSAQPSNHQFNYINYRLANTGRRKLKVSRLRFLKDNPTQVVESSSTLQEEEEPQPEEFVLVEKTEEDGVVEQIIFSSGGDVDIYDLQTLCDKVGWPRRPLSKLDAALKNSYMVATLHSIRKSPGSEGNDQKKLIGMARATSDHAFNATIWDVLVDPSYQGQGLGKTLVEKIIRALLQRDIGNITLFADSQVVEFYRNLGFEPDPEGIKGMFWYPKY encoded by the exons atgctAACCCTAAACGTCGTCGCGCCTCCCTCCAt attGCCAATTTTTTCAGCTCAACCATCTAATCATCAATTCAATTATATCAACTACCGACTTGCAAATACAG GGAGAAGAAAGCTTAAGGTTTCGAGACTCAG GTTCTTGAAGGATAATCCGACGCAAGTTGTGGAATCATCCTCTACGCTCCAAGAAGAGGAAGAGCCACAGCCTGAAGAGTTTGTTCTTGTGGAAAAGACTGAGGAAGATGGAGTGGTTGAGCAAATAATATTCTCTTCTGGTGGGGATGTTGATATTTATGATCTGCAGACCCTGTGTGATAAG GTGGGCTGGCCTAGAAGGCCACTGTCAAAATTAGATGCAGCTTTAAAAAATAGCTACATGGTAGCCACATTGCATTCTATACGGAAATCACCTGGATCGG AGGGGAATGACCAAAAGAAGCTTATTGGCATGGCTCGTGCTACATCTGATCATGCCTTCAATGCTACAATTTGGGATGTTCTGGTTGATCCTAGCTATCAG GGCCAAGGCCTTGGTAAGACACTTGTTGAAAAGATTATTAGAGCTCTTCTACAAAGGGACATTGGCAATATAACGCTATTTGCAGATAGTCAAG TAGTAGAGTTCTATCGGAATTTGGGATTTGAACCTGATCCTGAGGGCATTAAAGGTATGTTTTGGTACCCAAAGTACTAG
- the LOC118047196 gene encoding probable acetyltransferase TAP2 isoform X3 encodes MLMVSCEVVGYWALCVGFLKDNPTQVVESSSTLQEEEEPQPEEFVLVEKTEEDGVVEQIIFSSGGDVDIYDLQTLCDKVGWPRRPLSKLDAALKNSYMVATLHSIRKSPGSEGNDQKKLIGMARATSDHAFNATIWDVLVDPSYQGQGLGKTLVEKIIRALLQRDIGNITLFADSQVVEFYRNLGFEPDPEGIKGMFWYPKY; translated from the exons ATGCTTATGGTGTCGTGTGAGGTTGTAGGCTACTGGGCATTGTGTGTTGG GTTCTTGAAGGATAATCCGACGCAAGTTGTGGAATCATCCTCTACGCTCCAAGAAGAGGAAGAGCCACAGCCTGAAGAGTTTGTTCTTGTGGAAAAGACTGAGGAAGATGGAGTGGTTGAGCAAATAATATTCTCTTCTGGTGGGGATGTTGATATTTATGATCTGCAGACCCTGTGTGATAAG GTGGGCTGGCCTAGAAGGCCACTGTCAAAATTAGATGCAGCTTTAAAAAATAGCTACATGGTAGCCACATTGCATTCTATACGGAAATCACCTGGATCGG AGGGGAATGACCAAAAGAAGCTTATTGGCATGGCTCGTGCTACATCTGATCATGCCTTCAATGCTACAATTTGGGATGTTCTGGTTGATCCTAGCTATCAG GGCCAAGGCCTTGGTAAGACACTTGTTGAAAAGATTATTAGAGCTCTTCTACAAAGGGACATTGGCAATATAACGCTATTTGCAGATAGTCAAG TAGTAGAGTTCTATCGGAATTTGGGATTTGAACCTGATCCTGAGGGCATTAAAGGTATGTTTTGGTACCCAAAGTACTAG
- the LOC118047196 gene encoding histone acetyltransferase TAP1 isoform X1, with amino-acid sequence MLTLNVVAPPSILPIFSAQPSNHQFNYINYRLANTGRRKLKVSRLRSNFWDSIRSGFLKDNPTQVVESSSTLQEEEEPQPEEFVLVEKTEEDGVVEQIIFSSGGDVDIYDLQTLCDKVGWPRRPLSKLDAALKNSYMVATLHSIRKSPGSEGNDQKKLIGMARATSDHAFNATIWDVLVDPSYQGQGLGKTLVEKIIRALLQRDIGNITLFADSQVVEFYRNLGFEPDPEGIKGMFWYPKY; translated from the exons atgctAACCCTAAACGTCGTCGCGCCTCCCTCCAt attGCCAATTTTTTCAGCTCAACCATCTAATCATCAATTCAATTATATCAACTACCGACTTGCAAATACAG GGAGAAGAAAGCTTAAGGTTTCGAGACTCAGGTCTAACTTTTGGGACTCCATAAGATCTGG GTTCTTGAAGGATAATCCGACGCAAGTTGTGGAATCATCCTCTACGCTCCAAGAAGAGGAAGAGCCACAGCCTGAAGAGTTTGTTCTTGTGGAAAAGACTGAGGAAGATGGAGTGGTTGAGCAAATAATATTCTCTTCTGGTGGGGATGTTGATATTTATGATCTGCAGACCCTGTGTGATAAG GTGGGCTGGCCTAGAAGGCCACTGTCAAAATTAGATGCAGCTTTAAAAAATAGCTACATGGTAGCCACATTGCATTCTATACGGAAATCACCTGGATCGG AGGGGAATGACCAAAAGAAGCTTATTGGCATGGCTCGTGCTACATCTGATCATGCCTTCAATGCTACAATTTGGGATGTTCTGGTTGATCCTAGCTATCAG GGCCAAGGCCTTGGTAAGACACTTGTTGAAAAGATTATTAGAGCTCTTCTACAAAGGGACATTGGCAATATAACGCTATTTGCAGATAGTCAAG TAGTAGAGTTCTATCGGAATTTGGGATTTGAACCTGATCCTGAGGGCATTAAAGGTATGTTTTGGTACCCAAAGTACTAG
- the LOC118047188 gene encoding BTB/POZ domain-containing protein At3g08570 isoform X1, with amino-acid sequence MVSENLLSSSKRSPTTPNFCNSFTTRIFSDVAGDITIVVDGESFLLHKFPLVSRSGKIRKMVADAKDSNISKLELCNLPGGPHTFELAMKFCYGMNFEITTANVADLRCAAEYLEMTEDYREENLIARTETYLNEFVVQSLERSVEVLATCEQLPPIAEEVGIPNRCIEAIAINACKEQLVSGLSHLDCNSESTELKSSCLEWWVEDLSVLRIDYYQRVICAMGSVGVRLDSIVASLMHYAQISLKGVGKSQIWNPARMKSSPNMEENDQSIILETLVGLMPTDKSSSIPLNFLFGMLRMAIMLDAAIACRLELERRIAFRLEMVSLDDLLIPSVRSGDSLFDVDTVHRILLNFLQRVEEEENEDCGYESEGIGSPGHGSLLKVGRLIDSYLAETAPDPFLSLQKFTAIVEILPDYARVIDDGLYRAIDIYLKAHPLLSEHECKKLCKLIDCQKLSQEACNHAAQNDRLPVQMTVQVLYSEQLRLKNALSGSSGDGFLSQRISSGIPSAAMSPRDNYASLRRENRELKLEISRMRVRLSELEKEQMYMKQGMIDKSGNGKTFFTSLSKGIGRIGIFSGPGGGRHQKSGRKPRGPEGKTGRSRRYSMS; translated from the exons atggtgtcTGAGaaccttctttcttcttctaagAGATCACCTACTACTCCTAACTTCTGCAACTCCTTCACTACTCG TATCTTTTCAGATGTTGCAGGAGACATTACAATTGTTGTGGATGGGGAGTCTTTTCTACTGCATAAG TTTCCCCTTGTGTCCCGAAGTGGAAAGATACGGAAAATGGTTGCAGATGCAAAGGACTCAAATATTTCGAAATTGGAGCTCTGCAACCTACCCGGTGGGCCTCATACATTTGAGCTCGCCATGAAATTCTGTTATGGTATGAACTTTGAGATCACAACTGCGAATGTTGCCGATCTGCGCTGCGCTGCTGAATACCTGGAAATGACTGAAGACTACCGGGAAGAAAACCTCATTGCCCGCACGGAGACTTATCTGAATGAATTTGTGGTGCAAAGTCTTGAAAGGTCTGTTGAAGTCCTGGCTACATGTGAGCAGCTACCTCCCATAGCAGAGGAAGTGGGAATTCCAAACAGATGTATAGAGGCCATCGCCATCAATGCTTGCAAGGAGCAGTTGGTGTCAGGCCTGTCCCATTTAGATTGCAATAGTGAATCCACAGAACTTAAGAGTAGCTGTCTAGAGTGGTGGGTTGAGGATCTCTCGGTGCTAAGGATTGATTATTACCAGAGAGTAATCTGTGCCATGGGAAGTGTAGGAGTCCGGCTAGATAGCATTGTTGCCTCTTTAATGCATTATGCCCAGATATCATTAAAGGGTGTTGGGAAATCTCAGATTTGGAATCCAGCGAGGATGAAATCAAGCCCTAACATGGAGGAAAATGATCAGAGTATAATTTTAGAAACTCTTGTTGGTCTAATGCCAACAGATAAGAGCTCTTCCATTCCACTGAATTTTCTGTTCGGGATGTTAAGGATGGCCATCATGTTGGATGCTGCTATTGCATGTAGGCTTGAGCTTGAAAGGAGAATAGCTTTTAGGTTGGAAATGGTTTCACTTGATGATCTTCTTATACCATCTGTCCGGAGCGGGGATTCTTTATTTGATGTCGACACTGTCCATCGGATACTACTAAATTTTCTGCAGCGTgttgaggaagaagaaaatgaagattgTGGGTATGAATCTGAAGGCATTGGATCTCCTGGCCATGGTTCGTTATTGAAAGTCGGAAGGCTTATCGATTCATATCTCGCCGAAACTGCTCCTGATCCATTTTTGAGCTTGCAGAAATTCACTGCCATAGTTGAGATACTCCCTGATTATGCTCGAGTGATTGATGATGGGCTTTATCGAGCAATTGACATATATTTGAAG GCTCATCCATTGCTATCTGAGCATGAATGTAAGAAGCTTTGCAAGTTGATAGACTGCCAAAAGCTATCACAAGAAGCGTGCAATCATGCTGCACAGAATGATCGTCTTCCAGTGCAGATGACAGTTCAGGTTCTCTACTCCGAGCAGCTACGTTTAAAGAACGCCTTGTCCGGAAGCTCAGGAGACGGGTTCCTATCACAGAGAATCAGCAGTGGCATACCCAGCGCAGCGATGTCGCCTCGAGATAATTATGCTTCTCTGCGGAGGGAAAACCGAGAACTAAAGCTTGAGATATCAAGAATGCGGGTGAGACTGAGTGAGTTGGAGAAGGAGCAGATGTACATGAAACAGGGGATGATTGACAAGTCAGGAAACGGAAAAACGTTCTTCACCTCACTATCGAAGGGAATCGGAAGGATTGGCATTTTTAGCGGCCCAGGAGGAGGGAGGCACCAAAAATCCGGTAGAAAGCCTCGCGGGCCAGAGGGGAAAACTGGCAGGAGTCGCCGGTATTCCATGTCCTAG
- the LOC118047188 gene encoding BTB/POZ domain-containing protein At3g08570 isoform X2, whose amino-acid sequence MSVLPYSIFSDVAGDITIVVDGESFLLHKFPLVSRSGKIRKMVADAKDSNISKLELCNLPGGPHTFELAMKFCYGMNFEITTANVADLRCAAEYLEMTEDYREENLIARTETYLNEFVVQSLERSVEVLATCEQLPPIAEEVGIPNRCIEAIAINACKEQLVSGLSHLDCNSESTELKSSCLEWWVEDLSVLRIDYYQRVICAMGSVGVRLDSIVASLMHYAQISLKGVGKSQIWNPARMKSSPNMEENDQSIILETLVGLMPTDKSSSIPLNFLFGMLRMAIMLDAAIACRLELERRIAFRLEMVSLDDLLIPSVRSGDSLFDVDTVHRILLNFLQRVEEEENEDCGYESEGIGSPGHGSLLKVGRLIDSYLAETAPDPFLSLQKFTAIVEILPDYARVIDDGLYRAIDIYLKAHPLLSEHECKKLCKLIDCQKLSQEACNHAAQNDRLPVQMTVQVLYSEQLRLKNALSGSSGDGFLSQRISSGIPSAAMSPRDNYASLRRENRELKLEISRMRVRLSELEKEQMYMKQGMIDKSGNGKTFFTSLSKGIGRIGIFSGPGGGRHQKSGRKPRGPEGKTGRSRRYSMS is encoded by the exons ATGTCTGTTCTTCCATACAGTATCTTTTCAGATGTTGCAGGAGACATTACAATTGTTGTGGATGGGGAGTCTTTTCTACTGCATAAG TTTCCCCTTGTGTCCCGAAGTGGAAAGATACGGAAAATGGTTGCAGATGCAAAGGACTCAAATATTTCGAAATTGGAGCTCTGCAACCTACCCGGTGGGCCTCATACATTTGAGCTCGCCATGAAATTCTGTTATGGTATGAACTTTGAGATCACAACTGCGAATGTTGCCGATCTGCGCTGCGCTGCTGAATACCTGGAAATGACTGAAGACTACCGGGAAGAAAACCTCATTGCCCGCACGGAGACTTATCTGAATGAATTTGTGGTGCAAAGTCTTGAAAGGTCTGTTGAAGTCCTGGCTACATGTGAGCAGCTACCTCCCATAGCAGAGGAAGTGGGAATTCCAAACAGATGTATAGAGGCCATCGCCATCAATGCTTGCAAGGAGCAGTTGGTGTCAGGCCTGTCCCATTTAGATTGCAATAGTGAATCCACAGAACTTAAGAGTAGCTGTCTAGAGTGGTGGGTTGAGGATCTCTCGGTGCTAAGGATTGATTATTACCAGAGAGTAATCTGTGCCATGGGAAGTGTAGGAGTCCGGCTAGATAGCATTGTTGCCTCTTTAATGCATTATGCCCAGATATCATTAAAGGGTGTTGGGAAATCTCAGATTTGGAATCCAGCGAGGATGAAATCAAGCCCTAACATGGAGGAAAATGATCAGAGTATAATTTTAGAAACTCTTGTTGGTCTAATGCCAACAGATAAGAGCTCTTCCATTCCACTGAATTTTCTGTTCGGGATGTTAAGGATGGCCATCATGTTGGATGCTGCTATTGCATGTAGGCTTGAGCTTGAAAGGAGAATAGCTTTTAGGTTGGAAATGGTTTCACTTGATGATCTTCTTATACCATCTGTCCGGAGCGGGGATTCTTTATTTGATGTCGACACTGTCCATCGGATACTACTAAATTTTCTGCAGCGTgttgaggaagaagaaaatgaagattgTGGGTATGAATCTGAAGGCATTGGATCTCCTGGCCATGGTTCGTTATTGAAAGTCGGAAGGCTTATCGATTCATATCTCGCCGAAACTGCTCCTGATCCATTTTTGAGCTTGCAGAAATTCACTGCCATAGTTGAGATACTCCCTGATTATGCTCGAGTGATTGATGATGGGCTTTATCGAGCAATTGACATATATTTGAAG GCTCATCCATTGCTATCTGAGCATGAATGTAAGAAGCTTTGCAAGTTGATAGACTGCCAAAAGCTATCACAAGAAGCGTGCAATCATGCTGCACAGAATGATCGTCTTCCAGTGCAGATGACAGTTCAGGTTCTCTACTCCGAGCAGCTACGTTTAAAGAACGCCTTGTCCGGAAGCTCAGGAGACGGGTTCCTATCACAGAGAATCAGCAGTGGCATACCCAGCGCAGCGATGTCGCCTCGAGATAATTATGCTTCTCTGCGGAGGGAAAACCGAGAACTAAAGCTTGAGATATCAAGAATGCGGGTGAGACTGAGTGAGTTGGAGAAGGAGCAGATGTACATGAAACAGGGGATGATTGACAAGTCAGGAAACGGAAAAACGTTCTTCACCTCACTATCGAAGGGAATCGGAAGGATTGGCATTTTTAGCGGCCCAGGAGGAGGGAGGCACCAAAAATCCGGTAGAAAGCCTCGCGGGCCAGAGGGGAAAACTGGCAGGAGTCGCCGGTATTCCATGTCCTAG